A single region of the Brassica rapa cultivar Chiifu-401-42 chromosome A03, CAAS_Brap_v3.01, whole genome shotgun sequence genome encodes:
- the LOC103861803 gene encoding cytochrome c oxidase subunit 6b-3: MEDEIDLKTAPADFRFPTTNQTRHCFTRYIEFHRCTTAKGEDSVDCERFAKYYRALCPGEWVDKWNEQRETGTFPGPL, encoded by the exons ATGGAGGATGAG ATTGATCTGAAAACTGCTCCTGCTGATTTCCGCTTCCCTACAACAAACCAGACAAGACACTGCTTCACCCGTTACATTGAGTTCCACAG GTGCACAACTGCAAAGGGTGAGGACTCTGTTGATTGCGAGAGGTTCGCCAAGTACTACCGCGCTCTCTGCCCTGGAGAATGG GTTGACAAGTGGAATGAGCAGAGGGAGACCGGAACTTTCCCTGGCCCTCTCTGA
- the LOC103861804 gene encoding protein TSS, producing the protein MAPKAGKTKPHKSKGDKKKKEEKVLPTVIEISIETPDESQVTLKGISTDRILDVRKLLAVHVQTCHFTNFSLSHQVRGTRLKDSVDIVSLKPCHLTIVEEDYTEEQATAHIRRLLDIIACTTAFGSSKPPVPRTSPKESGNKDAGDSDSVLSPKLKESEKKLVVGNGGGGCEASQAAEGGDKGEINMCPPTRLGQFYEFFSFSHLTPPIQYIRRSVRPSIEDKGLDDLFQIDVKVSSGKPITVVASRTGFYPAGKQQLLCHSLVELLQQISRPFDAAYDALMKAFIEHNKFANLPYGFRANTWVVPPVVADSPSTFPSLPVEDVTWGGDGGGVGRSGKHDKRKWAKEFAILAAMPCKTSEERQVRDRKAFLLHSLFVDVSVFKAVEIIKNLVESNQLSPALAFHEQRVGDLVIRVARDDPDASSKLDRKSDGTRVLEISQEELAQRNLLKGITADESATVHDTSTLGVVVVRHCGFTAIVKVAAEFNLDVGSLPLDIDIEDQSDGGANALNVNSLRTLLHKSSTPSSIAQRSPNADSEQIRVVKSLVRKVFEDSLQKLEAEPSRNTKPIRWELGACWVQHLQNQASNKTDSKNTEDAKPEPPVKGLGKQGGLLKEIKKKIDVKANKSEQGKDALANTVDNDNKSETEDQKELEKQNEEMEKMWKELVTEAAYQRLKESETGFHLKSPRELIEMSRKYYTDTALPKLVADFGSLELSPVDGRTLTDFMHTRGLQMHSLGRVVELADKLPHVQSLCIHEMIVRAYKHILQAVVAAVENAADLAISIATCLNVLLGTPSDTESEYDEKIKWTWVETFISKRYGWDWKHEGCQELRKFSILRGLSHKVGLELVPKDYEMDTSCPFKKLDIISMVPVYKHVACSSADGRTLLESSKTSLDKGKLEDAVSYGTKALTKLVAVCGPYHRMTAGAYSLLAVVLYHTGDFNQATIYQQKALDINERELGLDHPDTMKSYGDLAVFYYRLQHTELALKYVNRALYLLHLTCGPSHPNTAATYINVAMMEEGLGNVHVALRYLHEALKCNQRLLGADHIQTAASYHAIAIALSLMEAYSLSVQHEQTTLQILQAKLGPEDLRTQDAAAWLEYFESKALEQQEAARNGTPKPDASISSKGHLSVSDLLDYITPDTDLKARDAQRKARLKVKGRPGQSPGPVSEDNQKDDEILSPTSITGESSSDKENKSDAKPEETKVDKLDLQPQDQLTLVKLESTAQVDDDSDEGWQEAVPKNRHPSGRRTRPSLAKLNTNFMNVTQQTTKSRGKSTNFASPRTNSNELTISAGGSTSQHAKKLLKSSSLNRKQNSSNIVGEKPVNNKSPLASSPSTEQINKPTLMVSPVTPQAGKLFSYKEVALAPPGTIVKIVAEQLPEETTAPETLDAAKVAVDGPEKVKAEDVVSENKHVASETEAKNADSKEQGGVAVGGSESMSSPEDIKAEKTAAEGSPTETAVSDASQGKSESVQTAEDSNGVKQHKDVSGTELKAVDGETEDLPNGDSSPKASVVADGEKQEACEAQKEMSKKLSASAPPYTPTTIPIFGSIAVPGFNDHVGILPSPLNIPPMLPVNHVRRSTPHQSVTARVPYGPRLSGGGYNRSGNRVPRNKPSFPIIAESNGEANQFIGPRIMNPHAAEFIPSQPWVSNGYPVSPNGYLGSPNGTEITQNGYPLSPVAEGAYPCNIPVPPQNGHTIAAPLATEIAEEKSGGEEESNKEKKAAEDEEVIAQEAPENGHSTEGEEKTTAQEISEEKGGGKCWGDYSDNEIEVTN; encoded by the exons ATGGCTCCTAAAGCTGGGAAAACAAAGCCACACAAGAGCAAAGgagataagaagaagaaggaagagaaaG TGTTGCCCACTGTCATAGAGATAAGTATTGAAACACCAGATGAATCCCAAGTGACTCTCAAG GGAATCTCCACGGACAGAATCTTAGATGTGAGGAAGCTCTTGGCGGTCCATGTTCAGACATGCCACTTCAccaacttctctctctctcaccag GTGCGTGGCACTAGGCTCAAGGACTCCGTTGACATCGTATCGCTCAAGCCCTGCCACCTCACCATCGTCGAAG AGGACTATACGGAGGAGCAAGCCACCGCGCACATACGGCGGCTCCTCGACATCATCGCCTGCACCACCGCCTTCGGTTCGTCGAAACCGCCCGTACCTCGCACGTCTCCCAAGGAATCTGGAAACAAGGATGCCGGCGATTCAGATTCCGTTCTCAGCCCTAAGCTCAAGGAATCAGAGAAGAAACTCGTCGTCGGCAACGGCGGCGGGGGATGCGAGGCTTCTCAAGCTGCGGAAGGCGGAGACAAGGGTGAAATCAACATGTGCCCACCGACTCGTCTCGGGCAGTTTTACGAATTCTTCTCCTTTTCCCACTTGACTCCACCGATCCAAT ATATCAGGAGGTCTGTTCGTCCATCAATTGAAGATAAAGGATTAGATGATCTCTTTCAAATCGAT GTTAAAGTTTCAAGTGGGAAGCCGATCACGGTTGTTGCGTCAAGAACAGGTTTTTACCCAGCTGGGAAACAGCAGCTTCTGTGTCATTCTTTAGTTGAGCTGCTGCAACAGATAAGCAGGCCTTTTGATGCT GCTTATGACGCTCTTATGAAAGCTTTCATTGAGCATAATAAA TTTGCCAACCTTCCTTATGGTTTCCGGGCAAACACTTGGGTAGTTCCTCCGGTTGTTGCAGATAGCCCATCTACTTTTCCTTCACTTCCAGTGGAGGATGTGACATGGGGGGGAGATGGCGGTGGGGTTGGCCGGTCTGGTAAGCATGACAAGAGAAAGTGGGCCAAGGAGTTTGCGATTTTGGCAGCCATGCCTTGTAAAACATCTGAAGAGAGACAGGTTCGAGATAGGAAGGCCTTTCTACTCCACAGTCTATTCGTCGACGTTTCTGTTTTCAAAGCGGTGGAGATAATAAAGAATTTAGTAGAGAGTAATCAACTCTCGCCTGCGTTGGCTTTCCATGAACAAAGAGTAGGTGATTTGGTCATAAGGGTGGCTAGAGATGACCCTGATGCCAGTTCCAAGCTAGACCGAAAGAGTGATGGGACTCGGGTTCTAGAGATCTCTCAGGAAGAACTTGCTCAGAGAAATTTGCTTAAAGGGATCACTGCTGATGAGAGTGCGACGGTTCAT GATACATCGACCTTGGGTGTGGTGGTTGTCAGACATTGTGGTTTCACAGCTATTGTGAAGGTTGCTGCTGAATTTAACTTGGATGTGGGCAGTCTCCCACTGGATATAGACATTGAAGACCAATCAGATGGAGGTGCAAATGCACTGAATgtaaatag CTTGAGGACTCTGTTACACAAGTCGTCAACTCCTTCCAGCATAGCTCAGAGATCACCAAATGCAGACTCAGAACAAATACGTGTGGTTAAGTCCCTTGTGAGGAAAGTATTTGAGGACAGTCTGCAGAAATTGGAAGCTGAGCCCTCAAGGAATACCAAGCCTATAAGGTGGGAATTAGGAGCTTGTTGGGTGCAACATCTGCAAAATCAAGCTTCAAACAAAACTGATTCTAAGAACACTGAAGATGCTAAGCCTGAACCACCTGTTAAGGGTCTTGGAAAGCAAGGTGGACTTCTAAAGGAGATTAAAAAGAAGATTGATGTGAAAGCTAACAAGTCTGAACAGGGCAAGGATGCCCTTGCTAATACCGTTGACAATGACAATAAATCAGAAACTGAGGATCAGAAGGAACTCGAGAAACAAAATGAGGAGATGGAAAAGATGTGGAAAGAATTAGTGACAGAAGCTGCATATCAGCGTCTTAAAGAATCAGAAACTGGTTTTCATCTCAAG TCACCAAGAGAGCTGATTGAGATGTCCCGCAAATACTACACTGACACCGCTCTTCCGAAACTG GTGGCAGACTTTGGATCTCTTGAACTCTCACCCGTCGATGGGAGAACTCTGACTGACTTTATGCACACCAGAGGCTTACAGATGCATTCCTTGGGGAGAGTG GTCGAGCTGGCTGACAAGCTCCCTCATGTGCAATCCCTTTGTATCCATGAAATGATTGTTCGAGCATACAAGCATATACTGCAGGCTGTTGTAGCAGCTGTTGAAAACGCTGCTGATCTAGCCATCTCAATAGCAACATGCTTAAATGTCCTATTGGGAACACCGTCTGACACTGAGAGCGAATACGACGAAAAGATAAAGTGGACCTGGGTAGAAACTTTCATTTCCAAGAGATATGGGTGGGATTGGAAGCATGAAGGTTGCCAGGAATTGAGAAAATTCTCCATTCTTAGGGGACTGTCACACAAG GTTGGACTGGAGCTTGTTCCTAAAGACTATGAGATGGACACATCATGTCCATTCAAGAAGTTGGATATTATCAGTATGGTTCCTGTATATAAG CATGTTGCATGTTCATCCGCTGATGGACGTACTTTGTTGGAGTCATCCAAAACTTCCTTGGATAAAGGAAAACTAGAGGATGCTGTCAGTTATGGTACCAAG GCATTGACGAAGCTTGTAGCAGTGTGCGGCCCATATCATAGAATGACCGCCGGAGCATATAGTCTACTTGCTGTTGTGCTTTACCATACTGGGGACTTTAACCAG GCTACCATTTATCAGCAGAAAGCACTCGACATAAATGAAAGGGAGCTTGGACTTGATCATCCAGACACAATGAAAAGCTACGGCGACCTGGCCGTCTTCTATTATCGTCTCCAGCACACAGAATTAGCTTTAAA ATATGTCAACCGTGCATTGTACCTTCTGCATCTAACATGTGGACCGTCACATCCAAATACTGCTGCCACTTATATTAATGTAGCGATGATGGAAGAAGGTTTGGGGAATGTCCATGTGGCTTTAAGATACCTTCATGAAGCGTTGAAATGTAACCAGAGACTACTTGGAGCTGATCATATCCAG acTGCTGCAAGCTACCATGCCATTGCTATTGCTCTTTCTCTGATGGAAGCATACTCCTTGAGCGTCCAGCATGAGCAGACAACTCTACAGATTCTACAGGCAAAACTTGGCCCTGAGGATCTTCGGACACAG GATGCGGCTGCGTGGCTCGAGTATTTTGAGTCTAAAGCTCTGGAACAGCAAGAAGCTGCACGAAATGGTACTCCCAAGCCAGACGCCTCTATTTCCAGCAAAGGCCATCTCAG TGTATCGGACCTGCTAGATTATATAACCCCGGATACTGATCTTAAAGCAAGGGACGCTCAAAGGAAAGCTCGCCTAAAG GTCAAGGGAAGACCAGGACAAAGTCCAGGACCTGTGTCTGAAGATAATCAGAAAGATGATGAAATTCTGAGTCCGACTAGTATCACTGGGGAGAGCTCAAGTGACAAGGAGAACAAATCAGATGCAAAACCTGAAGAAACAAAGGTTGATAAACTTGATTTGCAACCTCAAGATCAGCTGACGCTGGTTAAGCTAGAGTCCACGGCACAAGTGGATGATGACTCTGACGAAGGATGGCAAGAAGCTGTCCCAAAAAATCGTCATCCTTCTGGGCGAAGAACCCGTCCCAGCCTGGCAAAGCTGAACACAAACTTCATGAACGTGACCCAGCAGACAACAAAAAGCAGAGGAAAATCCACTAACTTCGCATCCCCAAGGACTAATTCAAATGAGCTTACAATTTCTGCTGGTGGTTCTACTTCCCAGCACGCGAAGAAGCTTTTGAAGAGCTCAAGTTTGAACAGAAAGCAAAACAGTTCCAATATAGTGGGAGAAAAGCCAGTTAACAATAAATCACCCTTAGCAAGCTCACCTTCCACCGAACAGATCAACAAGCCAACTCTGATGGTGAGTCCTGTGACTCCACAAGCTGGAAAACTGTTTTCCTATAAGGAAGTTGCACTGGCACCCCCTGGAACAATTGTGAAAATAGTTGCGGAGCAGTTGCCAGAAGAAACGACTGCTCCAGAGACTTTGGATGCAGCAAAAGTCGCAGTAGATGGTCCTGAAAAAGTTAAGGCTGAGGATGTTGTTAGTGAGAATAAGCATGTGGCTTCAGAAACTGAAGCTAAAAATGCTGATAGCAAAGAACAAGGAGGGGTGGCTGTTGGTGGATCGGAGTCGATGAGTTCACCAGAGGATATCAAGGCTGAAAAGACAGCAGCAGAAGGATCTCCAACAGAGACAGCTGTTTCAGATGCAAGTCAAGGAAAATCAGAAAGTGTACAAACGGCTGAGGACTCAAATGGAGTGAAGCAACATAAGGATGTCTCTGGTACTGAACTGAAAGCAGTAGATGGTGAAACGGAAGATCTGCCCAATGGAGACTCAAGCCCAAAGGCATCAGTTGTTGCAGATGGAGAAAAACAAGAGGCATGCGAGGCACAAAAGGAGATGAGCAAGAAGCTCTCTGCCTCTGCACCGCCCTATACCCCAACGACCATTCCAATTTTTGGGTCGATAGCAGTGCCAGGATTCAACGACCACGTGGGAATCCTTCCCTCCCCATTGAACATACCGCCAATGCTTCCTGTAAACCATGTCCGGAGGTCAACTCCTCATCAGTCTGTAACAGCTCGAGTTCCATATGGGCCTAGGCTCTCAGGTGGTGGTTACAACCGATCTGGAAACAGGGTTCCTCGCAACAAACCAAGCTTCCCCATTATCGCTGAGTCCAATGGCGAGGCTAATCAATTCATTGGCCCAAGGATAATGAACCCTCACGCGGCTGAGTTCATACCGAGTCAACCATGGGTTTCTAATGGTTATCCAGTGTCACCAAACGGATATTTGGGATCACCAAATGGGACGGAAATAACACAGAATGGGTACCCGTTGTCGCCAGTAGCAGAAGGTGCATATCCGTGTAACATACCTGTACCGCCTCAGAATGGACATACTATAGCTGCACCACTGGCTACTGAAATCGCTGAGGAGAAGAGTGGAGGTGAAGAagagagcaacaaggagaaGAAAGCTGCAGAGGATGAAGAAGTCATTGCACAAGAAGCACCTGAAAATGGACACTCGACAGAAGGTGAAGAGAAAACCACAGCACAAGAGATATCTGAAGAGAAAGGAGGAGGCAAGTGCTGGGGAGATTACAGCGACAACGAAATTGAAGTCACAAATTGA